From a single Calothrix sp. NIES-2098 genomic region:
- a CDS encoding AMP-dependent synthetase and ligase, whose protein sequence is MSLGDCVINASNLYSDKIAILFEDRAWNYQDLNEITDKIAASLMRMGVSQGDRIAIHLSNCPEIVFCYYACFKIGAIAVPLNNRLKAPELEYILNHCQAKICISQGDLFGEIQAIQDNLTSVESYFVLCNNSRSANLHNFEELLQQYGKEIEFPKLDASAIAAILYTSGTTARPKGVTHTHKSLLITAAYHSQQTNLSNADISGVMLPLCHIFGFALQMISSVSVGATLVIIPRFEPGLVLQNLQQHGVTKLYGLPVMYNALVNYSEVTAYRLDSLQLCFAGGDAVPATLQQRFTQIFGVEILEGCGMTEVIPYSMNPNDAKRLGSIGKATEGMMLRIVNDNGEDVPQGEIGEIIVKSEAMMLGYWNQPEATAAVLKDGWLYTGDLGWMDADNYYWFVSRKKEIIVRGGSNISPLEVEAVLYQHPSVKEAAVVGVPNATWGEIVQAFVVLKAGYSLSKTELKEFMSERIAAYKIPENIAFLPELPKGLTGKIHRKTLRDWATANFPLYS, encoded by the coding sequence ATGAGTCTTGGCGATTGTGTAATCAATGCTAGTAACTTATACTCTGACAAAATAGCGATTCTGTTCGAGGATCGAGCTTGGAACTATCAAGACTTGAATGAGATTACAGACAAAATCGCTGCTTCCTTGATGAGGATGGGGGTTTCTCAAGGCGATCGCATTGCTATTCATCTATCAAATTGTCCAGAAATCGTCTTTTGTTATTACGCTTGTTTTAAAATTGGTGCGATCGCAGTTCCTCTCAACAATCGTTTGAAAGCACCGGAACTCGAATATATCCTCAATCACTGTCAAGCTAAAATCTGTATCAGCCAAGGAGATTTATTTGGGGAAATTCAGGCGATCCAAGATAATCTTACCAGTGTAGAATCATACTTTGTCTTATGTAATAACTCTAGATCTGCTAACCTGCATAATTTTGAGGAACTGTTGCAGCAGTATGGAAAAGAGATAGAATTTCCTAAATTAGATGCAAGTGCGATCGCGGCAATTTTATACACTTCTGGCACCACAGCCCGTCCCAAAGGCGTTACCCACACCCATAAATCTTTACTGATTACAGCCGCATATCACAGCCAACAAACCAATTTAAGCAATGCAGATATTAGTGGTGTGATGTTACCTCTGTGTCATATCTTTGGTTTTGCCTTGCAAATGATTTCATCTGTGAGTGTAGGTGCAACATTAGTAATTATCCCTCGTTTTGAACCAGGATTAGTCTTGCAAAATCTCCAGCAACATGGTGTTACCAAACTTTACGGGCTACCAGTCATGTATAACGCTTTGGTGAACTATTCAGAAGTAACTGCTTACCGTCTAGATAGTTTGCAACTTTGTTTTGCTGGTGGTGATGCAGTTCCCGCAACGTTACAACAACGTTTTACCCAAATATTTGGTGTAGAAATTCTTGAAGGATGCGGGATGACAGAGGTAATTCCTTATAGCATGAACCCTAACGATGCTAAACGCCTTGGTTCTATTGGTAAAGCTACAGAGGGAATGATGCTGCGAATAGTCAATGACAACGGGGAAGATGTTCCTCAAGGCGAAATTGGCGAAATTATTGTCAAAAGTGAAGCAATGATGCTTGGCTATTGGAATCAGCCAGAAGCTACCGCCGCCGTATTAAAAGATGGCTGGTTATATACAGGTGATTTAGGTTGGATGGATGCAGATAATTATTACTGGTTTGTAAGTCGTAAAAAAGAAATTATCGTTCGGGGTGGTTCTAATATTTCGCCTTTAGAAGTGGAAGCAGTTTTATATCAACATCCATCTGTGAAAGAAGCCGCAGTTGTTGGTGTACCAAATGCAACTTGGGGTGAAATTGTGCAAGCATTTGTCGTATTGAAAGCAGGATATTCCCTCAGCAAAACAGAATTAAAGGAATTTATGAGTGAAAGAATAGCAGCTTACAAAATCCCCGAAAATATTGCCTTTTTACCGGAGTTACCTAAAGGCTTAACAGGTAAAATCCACCGTAAAACATTACGAGATTGGGCAACAGCCAATTTCCCACTATATTCATAG
- a CDS encoding WD-40 repeat-containing protein, whose product MIKTKFIRKLLSSKYPKILFNRKKANKALVIALTLTLTVIDVHPSSSNSPIGKPHIQLIHTLTGHQKVTFGVPAIVISPDGQTLISGGRDDTIKFWNIHTGKLLRSINAQSDGVTSIAISPDGKLLVSGGITSPTMKIWDLRTLKMLHVDGGHTLPVETVAISSDGRLIASGSDDRTIKLWDLHTGKQFNTIAAHSAYVSNVAISPDMQILVSSSGSDDNTIKLIDLKNRKIRHTLQGHKTPVDAIAITKDSKKLVSGSFGQLVSRNRAISTLKLWNLQTGILLHDFPDNFSSVKSLTISPDGKILVCGNDDGTIKLWSLDTLKLLGTFEDGSSSVLRVAISPDGKLLASSNEDSVIHIWQFN is encoded by the coding sequence ATGATAAAAACCAAATTTATCAGAAAGCTGTTATCTAGTAAGTACCCAAAAATTTTATTCAATCGAAAAAAAGCAAATAAAGCCCTAGTTATTGCGCTAACCCTTACTCTCACTGTCATTGATGTACATCCTTCCAGTTCAAATTCACCTATCGGTAAACCTCATATTCAACTGATTCACACGCTGACTGGTCATCAAAAAGTTACTTTTGGTGTTCCAGCAATTGTGATTAGCCCAGATGGGCAAACCCTAATTAGTGGGGGTAGGGACGATACTATTAAATTCTGGAATATACACACAGGAAAGTTGCTGCGTAGTATAAATGCTCAGTCAGACGGCGTTACCTCAATTGCCATTAGTCCAGATGGAAAGCTTCTTGTTAGTGGTGGAATAACCAGCCCGACAATGAAAATTTGGGATTTACGCACCTTGAAGATGCTTCACGTTGACGGCGGACATACACTACCAGTAGAAACCGTTGCTATTAGTTCTGATGGCAGATTGATTGCCAGTGGCAGTGACGATCGCACAATCAAGCTTTGGGATTTACATACTGGAAAACAGTTTAATACTATTGCTGCACATTCAGCTTATGTGAGTAATGTGGCAATTAGCCCTGATATGCAAATTCTTGTCAGTAGTAGTGGCAGTGATGACAACACAATTAAGCTGATTGATTTAAAAAATCGCAAAATACGCCATACCCTTCAAGGACACAAGACCCCAGTTGATGCTATTGCTATTACGAAAGATAGTAAAAAGCTCGTTAGTGGCAGTTTTGGTCAGTTAGTCTCTCGAAATCGTGCAATTAGCACCCTAAAGTTATGGAATCTTCAAACTGGAATACTGCTGCATGATTTTCCTGACAATTTTAGTTCGGTTAAATCCCTAACCATTAGCCCAGATGGAAAAATTCTTGTCTGCGGCAATGATGATGGCACTATTAAACTATGGAGCCTCGATACTCTAAAATTGCTAGGCACCTTTGAAGATGGTTCTAGTTCTGTTTTAAGAGTTGCTATTAGCCCGGATGGAAAGCTTCTTGCCAGTAGCAATGAGGACAGCGTTATCCATATCTGGCAATTTAATTAA